A genome region from Fervidobacterium changbaicum includes the following:
- a CDS encoding carboxypeptidase M32, with product MEELKSYYKRVAKYYSAAALLYWDMQTYMPKDAGPYRAEVLSEIGTYAFKQITDDALGKLLETAQPQSEIDEKLVYVGKKEYYKYKKVPPELFQEIMITSTMLEQKWEIAKPRGDFEEVRPLLEKIVDLSRKYADILGYEGEPYNALLDLYEPGMKAEEVDQIFSKVRDFIVEMLEKIERLPKSEDPFNREIGVDKQKEFSNWLLHYLKYDFTKGRLDVSAHPFTNPIGLNDVRITTRYIVNDIRNSIYSTIHEFGHALYALSIPTEFYGLPIGSSASYGFDESQSRFWENVVGRSLAFWKGIYSKFIEIVPEMRGYSVEELWRAVNRVQRSFIRTEADEVTYNLHIIIRFEIERELINGELSVKDVPDKWNELYKKYLGLDVPNNTLGCMQDPHWFGGNFGYFPTYALGNLYAAQIFEKLKEEINFEEVVSAGNFEIIKNFLKEKIHSKGKMYEPSDLIKIVTGKPLSYESFVRYIKDKYSKVYEIEL from the coding sequence ATGGAAGAACTAAAAAGCTATTACAAACGTGTCGCTAAGTACTACAGCGCAGCCGCATTGCTTTACTGGGATATGCAAACGTATATGCCAAAAGATGCAGGACCGTACAGAGCGGAAGTGCTATCGGAAATTGGAACGTACGCTTTTAAACAAATAACTGACGACGCTCTCGGAAAACTGTTGGAAACAGCTCAACCACAAAGTGAAATCGACGAGAAGCTAGTCTATGTAGGAAAGAAGGAATACTACAAGTACAAAAAAGTTCCTCCTGAACTATTTCAAGAGATTATGATAACATCAACAATGCTAGAGCAAAAGTGGGAAATTGCTAAACCGCGTGGTGATTTCGAAGAAGTAAGACCTTTGCTTGAAAAAATTGTCGATCTCAGTAGAAAATACGCAGACATTTTAGGTTACGAAGGTGAACCGTACAACGCGTTACTCGACCTATACGAACCCGGAATGAAGGCAGAAGAAGTGGATCAGATATTCAGTAAAGTCAGAGATTTTATAGTGGAAATGCTCGAAAAAATCGAAAGGTTGCCAAAATCAGAGGATCCGTTCAATAGAGAAATCGGGGTAGATAAGCAAAAAGAATTCAGCAACTGGCTGCTTCACTATCTCAAGTACGATTTTACCAAGGGAAGGTTGGATGTATCAGCGCATCCTTTCACCAATCCAATAGGTCTAAACGATGTACGCATAACAACAAGGTACATAGTTAATGACATCAGAAATTCCATATACTCTACGATACACGAATTTGGGCACGCACTGTACGCACTTTCAATTCCTACCGAGTTCTACGGTCTACCAATTGGTAGCAGCGCCTCATACGGTTTCGACGAGAGTCAATCGCGCTTTTGGGAAAATGTAGTTGGCAGAAGCTTGGCATTTTGGAAAGGGATTTATAGCAAATTCATAGAAATTGTTCCCGAGATGCGGGGATATTCGGTTGAAGAATTATGGAGGGCGGTGAACAGAGTCCAAAGGTCGTTCATTAGAACCGAAGCGGACGAAGTTACGTACAACCTGCACATAATCATCCGTTTTGAGATTGAACGCGAGCTAATCAACGGTGAACTGAGTGTTAAAGACGTCCCAGACAAGTGGAACGAGCTCTACAAAAAATACCTGGGGCTGGATGTGCCAAACAATACGCTTGGTTGTATGCAAGATCCACATTGGTTCGGCGGGAATTTTGGTTATTTTCCAACTTATGCACTTGGCAACCTTTATGCTGCTCAGATATTTGAAAAATTAAAAGAAGAAATAAACTTTGAAGAAGTTGTTTCAGCTGGTAATTTTGAGATCATTAAAAACTTCCTGAAAGAGAAGATCCATTCGAAGGGTAAAATGTACGAACCAAGCGACTTGATTAAAATCGTGACTGGCAAACCGCTGTCTTACGAATCTTTCGTGAGATACATTAAGGATAAGTACTCCAAAGTGTATGAGATAGAGCTTTAA
- a CDS encoding redox-sensing transcriptional repressor Rex, producing the protein MSLEERKGILRFPKATFERLKLYHALLSQLHAEGKSYVLSEEIAEMLRITPEQVRKDFSFLETKGKPKVGYVIKELLDELDELFGTGVDENIIIIGAGHLGSALANYKGFKNIGIRVAAIFDNDPKKIGTMVGELMVLPLKDLSRVIRRFKVKIAAICVPESSAQQVADLLVSHGVKALWNFSTRILDVPAEVIVQNEDITRGLLGLKHMLAEKERIKAEELKSVKESSPK; encoded by the coding sequence ATGAGCTTGGAAGAGCGAAAGGGGATCTTGAGATTTCCAAAAGCGACGTTTGAACGTTTAAAATTGTACCATGCACTCTTGAGTCAGCTCCACGCTGAAGGTAAGTCTTATGTATTATCCGAAGAGATTGCAGAGATGCTCCGCATCACACCGGAACAAGTAAGAAAGGATTTCTCGTTCCTTGAGACTAAGGGCAAACCCAAGGTTGGGTACGTGATAAAGGAATTACTTGACGAACTCGATGAGCTCTTCGGAACAGGTGTTGATGAGAATATTATAATCATCGGAGCTGGTCACCTTGGTAGTGCACTTGCAAATTACAAAGGATTTAAGAACATAGGTATAAGAGTCGCCGCAATATTTGACAACGATCCAAAAAAGATTGGAACAATGGTTGGAGAACTCATGGTGTTACCACTGAAAGATTTGTCCAGGGTCATTCGTAGATTTAAAGTAAAAATCGCAGCCATTTGTGTTCCAGAAAGTTCAGCTCAGCAGGTAGCAGATCTGCTGGTTAGCCACGGAGTTAAAGCGCTGTGGAACTTTTCTACAAGGATATTAGACGTACCAGCAGAGGTAATTGTCCAAAACGAGGATATAACAAGAGGATTGCTCGGATTAAAACACATGCTTGCGGAAAAAGAAAGAATAAAAGCTGAAGAACTAAAAAGTGTTAAAGAATCATCCCCGAAGTAA
- a CDS encoding [FeFe] hydrogenase, group A, whose amino-acid sequence MRIIVNGREIEIRDDARNVLEALREVGIEIPNLCYLSETSIYGACRMCLVEVDGKDIVTSCTLQPREGMIIKTHTPKIYEMRKGILQLLLASHDGDCTTCEMNGKCKLQKYAQEFGLTNNRFEKISKKTITDRSSVIVRDNAKCILCGDCVRACDEIQSIAAIDFAYRGFEAQVVPSFEEKLENTECVLCGQCVAYCPTGALAIRNDVDKVYKAIEEGKYVIGMVAPAVRASLQEEFGLEDDVAAAGRMVSLLKMIGFKKVFDVAFAADLVTYEEAHEFIERLEKGEKLPQFTSCCPGWVKFAEQYYPEYLNHLSSVKSPQMALGAIIKRFYAKEIGVDPKDIFLVSIMPCTAKKFEAEREEFQGDVDVVLTTREVVKVIKSTGIDIRTVDPEPFDRPFGLSSQSGLSFGKSGGVLGSVVNVVDEFIGIKNLETKQLSEGVRLTTLELSNGKVVKAIAVFGLGNTRKIVDSIKTGELDVDIVEVMACNYGCIGGGGQPYPNDVRTRERRARILKEVQSIDVLISPTENFHMLQLYEKYLKKPLSHEAHEVIHTHYKHRRRVQEEEIDILPLPEESEDKVKVSVCLGTSCYSKGSYEILEKLISAANKEEWAKNLEIKGTFCVENCGKAPNVLVNDIIVSEATVEKVKEVALNELGRAKGDLEISKSDV is encoded by the coding sequence ATGAGGATAATCGTTAACGGTAGAGAAATAGAAATCCGCGATGATGCAAGGAACGTGCTCGAAGCTCTTAGAGAGGTCGGTATTGAAATTCCAAATCTTTGTTACCTCTCAGAGACATCAATTTATGGAGCTTGTAGAATGTGTCTTGTGGAAGTGGACGGAAAGGATATAGTTACGTCTTGTACGCTCCAGCCAAGAGAAGGAATGATAATAAAGACACATACACCTAAGATTTACGAAATGAGGAAAGGTATACTCCAGCTCTTACTCGCATCTCACGACGGTGATTGTACAACATGTGAGATGAACGGAAAATGTAAGCTGCAAAAGTACGCCCAGGAATTTGGGTTAACAAACAACCGATTCGAGAAGATTTCGAAGAAGACTATAACAGATAGATCATCTGTTATCGTTAGAGACAATGCAAAGTGTATCCTTTGTGGAGATTGTGTAAGAGCATGTGATGAAATTCAGTCCATAGCTGCTATAGATTTTGCCTACAGAGGTTTCGAAGCACAGGTTGTTCCATCGTTTGAAGAAAAACTCGAGAATACAGAATGTGTTCTCTGCGGACAATGTGTTGCTTACTGTCCAACCGGTGCACTAGCGATAAGGAACGATGTAGATAAAGTTTACAAAGCCATTGAAGAAGGAAAATATGTGATAGGAATGGTTGCTCCTGCTGTTCGAGCATCTTTGCAAGAAGAATTCGGATTGGAAGACGATGTTGCCGCAGCAGGTAGAATGGTATCTCTCCTTAAGATGATTGGATTCAAGAAAGTTTTTGACGTTGCATTCGCAGCAGACCTCGTTACTTACGAAGAAGCACACGAGTTCATCGAAAGACTGGAGAAAGGTGAGAAGTTACCACAGTTCACATCCTGTTGCCCAGGGTGGGTCAAATTCGCAGAACAGTACTATCCAGAGTATTTGAACCACCTATCAAGCGTTAAATCACCTCAAATGGCACTCGGCGCAATTATCAAGAGGTTCTATGCAAAAGAAATAGGTGTGGATCCAAAAGATATTTTCCTTGTCTCGATAATGCCGTGTACAGCAAAAAAATTCGAAGCCGAAAGGGAAGAATTCCAAGGTGATGTTGATGTTGTTCTTACAACAAGGGAAGTTGTGAAGGTGATTAAGTCAACTGGAATTGATATAAGAACAGTAGATCCCGAACCATTTGATAGGCCATTTGGACTCTCATCGCAATCTGGTCTCAGCTTTGGAAAAAGTGGCGGAGTGCTCGGAAGTGTTGTTAATGTTGTAGACGAATTCATTGGTATAAAGAACCTGGAAACAAAGCAACTATCTGAAGGTGTAAGGCTAACAACGTTAGAACTGAGCAACGGAAAAGTTGTTAAAGCCATTGCAGTCTTCGGACTTGGAAATACGCGTAAGATAGTTGATTCGATAAAAACTGGAGAACTTGATGTAGATATCGTTGAAGTGATGGCATGTAACTACGGATGTATCGGTGGCGGCGGTCAGCCATATCCAAACGATGTGAGAACAAGGGAAAGGAGAGCGAGAATACTAAAAGAAGTCCAAAGCATCGATGTGCTTATATCACCAACAGAAAACTTCCACATGTTACAGTTGTACGAGAAATATCTGAAAAAACCACTTAGCCATGAAGCACATGAGGTAATTCACACGCACTACAAACACAGAAGAAGGGTTCAAGAAGAGGAAATCGATATACTACCACTTCCAGAAGAATCTGAAGACAAAGTAAAGGTCAGCGTTTGTTTGGGTACCTCGTGTTATTCAAAAGGTTCGTACGAAATCCTCGAAAAGCTCATTTCGGCAGCAAATAAAGAAGAATGGGCGAAGAATTTAGAGATAAAGGGAACATTCTGTGTAGAGAACTGTGGAAAAGCACCAAACGTTCTGGTAAATGATATAATAGTATCCGAAGCAACAGTCGAAAAAGTAAAAGAGGTGGCTTTAAATGAGCTTGGAAGAGCGAAAGGGGATCTTGAGATTTCCAAAAGCGACGTTTGA
- a CDS encoding NADH-quinone oxidoreductase subunit NuoF: protein MSTVIANEPVLKSPQELFDFIEKLKEKRERKLQKPCVYVCVGTGCTASGSRKVYAKFVEVIKAKGLDIKIEKIDDDDEPVKKTGCCGLCSLGPLVKIMPSGITYSHVTVNDVEEIVERTLLKGEAIERLLLTDPITDKKVERLEDATFFKNQTFYIMEAVGTSECESIEDYMARGGYSSLAKVLSGMDRLEIINLIKASGLRGRGGGGFPTGLKWEAAYKSQGDIKYVVCNADEGDPGAFMNRTLLERDPHSVLEGMIIAAYAIGARKGYAYIRAEYPIAVEMFNKAIEDAKRYGLLGKSILGTDFSFDLYVKEGAGAFVCGEETALLASIEGKRGVPRPRPPFPAQSGLWGKPTLINNVESYANVPKIIRDGVENYRKRGVENSPGTKMFSVTGPLKLTGIIEIQFGTTIRYILENICGGTSNGRKIKAIQIGGPSGACLPEELFDLPLDYDSLKSVGAMVGSGGIVAITDDRCMVEVARFFLDFTKRESCGKCVPCREGTMQAYNILEKFTQGKATYEDLENLEYLSEIIKTASLCGLGKTAPNPIISTLKYFRPEYIEHIEGKCPSGMCTAFKKYVIIPEKCKSCSLCARSCPNGAISGERGKPYVIDQEKCIKCGLCVTKCKFGAIELVG, encoded by the coding sequence ATGAGCACAGTTATCGCAAATGAACCGGTATTGAAGAGTCCACAAGAATTGTTTGATTTTATAGAAAAACTCAAGGAGAAGAGGGAAAGGAAACTCCAAAAGCCTTGCGTGTACGTCTGTGTTGGAACTGGATGTACAGCAAGTGGGTCAAGAAAGGTTTACGCGAAGTTTGTCGAAGTAATCAAGGCAAAAGGGCTTGATATAAAGATTGAAAAAATCGACGATGATGACGAACCAGTGAAGAAAACCGGATGCTGTGGTCTTTGTTCGTTAGGCCCCCTCGTAAAGATAATGCCGTCTGGAATCACATACAGCCATGTCACAGTTAACGATGTTGAAGAGATTGTTGAAAGGACACTGCTCAAAGGGGAAGCTATCGAACGGCTGCTTCTCACGGATCCGATTACCGACAAGAAGGTTGAGAGGTTAGAGGATGCTACTTTTTTCAAGAACCAGACCTTCTACATAATGGAAGCTGTTGGAACAAGTGAATGTGAAAGTATAGAAGATTACATGGCACGTGGCGGTTACTCATCACTTGCAAAAGTGCTTTCTGGAATGGATAGACTTGAGATAATCAATCTGATAAAAGCCTCCGGTTTGCGCGGTCGTGGTGGTGGAGGATTCCCAACAGGATTGAAATGGGAAGCAGCGTACAAAAGTCAAGGAGACATTAAGTATGTCGTTTGTAACGCTGACGAAGGTGACCCAGGAGCGTTCATGAACAGAACACTTCTTGAAAGGGACCCGCACTCCGTTCTTGAAGGTATGATCATCGCAGCATATGCAATAGGCGCAAGAAAAGGCTATGCGTACATAAGAGCAGAATATCCAATTGCTGTTGAGATGTTTAATAAAGCTATAGAAGATGCAAAAAGATATGGGCTTCTTGGTAAGAGCATACTTGGAACAGACTTCTCATTCGACCTGTACGTCAAAGAAGGTGCTGGTGCATTCGTCTGTGGTGAGGAAACAGCGCTTCTTGCCTCCATCGAAGGTAAACGCGGTGTTCCAAGACCAAGACCACCATTCCCAGCGCAATCAGGTCTTTGGGGGAAACCAACTCTTATCAACAACGTCGAATCGTACGCTAATGTTCCTAAGATAATAAGGGATGGCGTTGAAAACTACAGAAAACGCGGTGTTGAGAATTCACCCGGAACAAAGATGTTCTCGGTCACAGGTCCTCTCAAATTGACGGGTATCATCGAAATACAATTCGGTACCACAATCAGATACATTCTTGAAAACATATGTGGTGGAACATCAAACGGCAGAAAGATAAAAGCAATCCAAATTGGTGGGCCATCTGGTGCCTGTTTACCAGAAGAACTCTTCGACCTTCCACTCGACTACGATTCTCTGAAATCTGTTGGCGCAATGGTAGGTTCAGGTGGTATAGTCGCAATAACAGACGACAGGTGTATGGTGGAAGTAGCAAGGTTCTTCTTAGATTTCACAAAACGTGAATCATGCGGTAAGTGTGTGCCATGTAGAGAAGGAACAATGCAAGCTTACAATATTTTGGAAAAGTTCACACAAGGTAAAGCAACGTACGAAGACCTGGAGAACCTTGAATATCTTTCCGAAATTATCAAAACCGCTTCACTCTGTGGTCTTGGAAAAACTGCCCCGAACCCGATAATCAGTACTCTTAAGTACTTTAGGCCCGAGTACATCGAGCACATTGAAGGCAAATGTCCAAGTGGAATGTGTACAGCATTCAAGAAGTACGTGATAATACCTGAAAAGTGTAAGAGCTGTAGCTTGTGCGCAAGAAGCTGTCCAAATGGTGCGATAAGTGGTGAAAGAGGAAAACCATATGTAATAGACCAGGAAAAGTGTATCAAGTGCGGCCTGTGTGTCACAAAATGTAAGTTCGGCGCTATTGAATTGGTTGGATGA
- the nuoE gene encoding NADH-quinone oxidoreductase subunit NuoE — MITRTYSKVEEILKKYEYKKEMLIKILLEVQKEYRHIPRDVVNYIGTALGIPPAKIYGVATFYAQFSLKPKGEYTILICDGTACHMEGSMSLVKAIEEEIGIKPGEVTPDLKFSLDKVGCLGACALAPAMVINDEVYGKLTGEKVKEILRKLKERKEEEQ; from the coding sequence ATGATCACCAGAACTTACAGTAAAGTTGAGGAGATTTTGAAGAAGTACGAATACAAAAAAGAGATGCTCATCAAGATCTTGCTAGAAGTCCAGAAAGAGTACAGACATATTCCAAGGGATGTTGTGAACTACATCGGTACAGCGCTTGGTATTCCTCCTGCAAAGATTTATGGTGTTGCCACATTTTATGCTCAATTCTCTCTGAAACCAAAGGGTGAGTACACAATCCTCATCTGTGACGGAACAGCCTGCCATATGGAAGGTTCAATGAGCCTTGTTAAAGCAATAGAAGAAGAAATAGGTATTAAACCCGGAGAGGTCACACCTGACTTGAAGTTCAGTCTCGATAAAGTAGGTTGTCTCGGTGCGTGTGCTCTAGCCCCGGCAATGGTTATAAACGATGAGGTTTACGGAAAGCTCACCGGTGAAAAGGTCAAGGAGATTCTTAGAAAGCTCAAGGAAAGGAAGGAGGAAGAACAATGA
- a CDS encoding LytR/AlgR family response regulator transcription factor — protein MFSCGIVEDEPNAMERMKRILKEIDSSIDILFESYNCEDFIEKANSIQPEVLFLDINVGDKLIFEVLGKLVYSPHVVFVTAYDEYTIKAFEEGAIDYVLKPVSKERLSKTIERISKIGVKKYSLQYYIQQLSKLPVKHGDEILLIEIKEIIYLEAENRTVRIITKDGRFECSTPLHTLMNKLPATDFIQVHKSYVISIKHISKIKKWFQGSYIIVLDNGDEVNLSRNYKPEFFRRIGFKE, from the coding sequence ATGTTTAGCTGTGGTATTGTTGAAGATGAGCCAAATGCTATGGAACGAATGAAAAGGATTTTAAAAGAAATAGACAGCAGTATTGACATACTCTTTGAATCATACAACTGCGAAGACTTTATCGAGAAAGCAAATAGTATTCAGCCTGAAGTACTCTTCTTAGATATAAACGTTGGTGATAAACTAATATTTGAAGTCCTTGGAAAATTGGTGTACTCCCCACATGTAGTATTTGTAACAGCGTACGATGAATACACGATAAAGGCATTTGAGGAAGGCGCTATCGACTACGTACTCAAACCCGTTTCAAAAGAAAGGTTAAGCAAAACTATCGAAAGAATTTCTAAGATTGGTGTAAAAAAATATAGTCTTCAGTACTACATACAACAACTTTCCAAACTGCCTGTTAAACACGGTGATGAAATACTCTTGATAGAGATAAAAGAAATAATCTATCTTGAAGCCGAAAACAGGACTGTCCGTATTATAACCAAAGATGGCAGATTTGAATGTTCAACTCCACTACATACGCTAATGAATAAGTTACCAGCCACTGATTTCATACAAGTCCACAAAAGTTATGTTATTTCCATAAAACACATATCGAAAATCAAAAAATGGTTCCAAGGCTCTTATATAATCGTGCTTGACAACGGCGATGAAGTTAATCTTTCAAGGAACTACAAACCAGAATTCTTTCGCCGTATAGGATTTAAAGAGTGA
- a CDS encoding sensor histidine kinase, which produces MLSAGRSAYMKLNLLWKVAVVEISILIWFLTLLRAVEFKNYYTPFVLSFVLMNSIMLLFLVFRKLYRSEQSALKKLLYDLINLSYSFTLSFSLSEVILRITYFHSRRLDVNDAFWLLTVFLSISIASYLSALKEKLRRLSLEKELQNLNMDLLRTKLNPHFVFNTFNFLAEAVRKNPDRAEEFTIMVSDYYRSVLKFKRQWSIDEELAFIEQYVLIQKEMMSSLTFDYAINIEDSAKKRIVPSGITQPVVENAIKYGIKGNSGGKLEINVCEQEDTLEIIIKNTGTPKREIIPENFGTGLSIVLKQLELIGGKIFAKTDGNSTCVSLLIPLSKGSELNV; this is translated from the coding sequence GTGCTAAGCGCAGGTAGATCAGCGTATATGAAATTAAACCTTTTATGGAAGGTTGCGGTTGTCGAGATTTCAATATTAATATGGTTCTTAACGCTGCTAAGAGCGGTAGAATTCAAGAATTACTACACTCCCTTTGTATTATCTTTTGTACTAATGAATTCTATAATGTTGCTCTTTTTAGTGTTTCGGAAGCTTTATAGATCAGAACAGAGCGCGTTAAAAAAGCTTCTTTATGACCTCATAAATCTATCGTACTCTTTTACTTTAAGCTTTTCTTTATCAGAAGTAATTCTGAGAATAACGTATTTTCACAGCAGAAGGTTAGATGTTAACGACGCATTTTGGTTACTCACTGTTTTTCTATCAATATCGATAGCGAGTTATCTATCCGCGTTAAAAGAAAAATTGAGAAGACTTTCGCTGGAGAAGGAACTTCAGAATCTTAACATGGATCTGCTCAGAACAAAATTAAATCCACACTTTGTATTTAACACATTCAACTTCTTAGCCGAGGCTGTAAGAAAAAATCCGGACAGAGCTGAAGAGTTCACCATTATGGTCTCTGATTATTACCGCTCTGTGTTAAAATTCAAAAGACAGTGGAGCATAGATGAAGAACTGGCTTTCATAGAGCAATATGTACTTATACAAAAAGAAATGATGAGCTCCTTGACTTTTGATTATGCGATAAATATCGAAGACTCAGCCAAAAAGAGAATCGTTCCGTCAGGAATAACTCAACCTGTAGTGGAAAACGCGATAAAGTACGGAATCAAGGGAAATTCTGGCGGCAAGCTTGAAATCAATGTGTGCGAACAAGAGGATACTTTAGAAATAATCATTAAGAACACTGGAACTCCAAAGAGAGAAATCATACCTGAGAATTTCGGAACTGGGTTGTCAATAGTTTTGAAACAACTCGAACTCATAGGTGGCAAGATTTTTGCAAAAACTGATGGTAACAGTACATGCGTTTCTCTTCTTATTCCATTATCGAAGGGTAGTGAGCTGAATGTTTAG
- a CDS encoding DDE-type integrase/transposase/recombinase: MNNSTLSCPKCGSTSLYKNGHDKYGNQQFLCKLCHHSFKLSHSHKRKNFSFPYPKCTSCGKSMQIYKVRRSFVVFRCRACRTKDRVPFNLPEPVTLIPEKFKYFRFPIFFVLKAFVLYMKHNMSYRSLAHSLNIKVSHVTIYKWVIKLCTLFSVLFPTFTIENVFSVHADETVLVFKEQKYYVWLLVDHETNLILCWHVSKYRDMGQVKVLLEKFFGNSKPRNIELITDGLGAYESAVKLLFRNINHVVVPLGKNNQCESKFSLLKDFFRLKRGLKNTKNLAKYIQGFCVVKNLWKTHNGNINLILSHLHSFITTS, translated from the coding sequence ATGAACAACTCAACGCTCTCTTGTCCAAAATGCGGTTCCACCAGCTTATACAAAAACGGTCATGACAAATACGGTAACCAACAATTCCTTTGCAAACTCTGCCATCATTCTTTCAAACTCTCCCATTCTCACAAACGCAAAAACTTCTCTTTCCCTTATCCCAAATGCACTTCTTGTGGTAAATCTATGCAAATTTACAAAGTCCGTCGCTCTTTCGTTGTCTTCCGTTGTAGAGCTTGTCGTACCAAAGATAGAGTACCTTTTAACCTCCCCGAACCAGTCACCCTTATTCCTGAGAAATTTAAATATTTCCGCTTCCCTATCTTTTTCGTCTTAAAGGCTTTCGTTTTGTATATGAAACACAATATGTCTTATCGCTCTCTTGCTCATTCTCTTAATATCAAAGTATCTCATGTCACCATATACAAATGGGTTATTAAATTGTGTACTTTATTCTCTGTACTTTTTCCAACATTTACCATCGAAAATGTTTTCTCAGTTCATGCTGATGAAACTGTTCTTGTTTTCAAAGAACAAAAGTACTATGTTTGGCTATTAGTTGATCACGAAACTAACTTAATTCTTTGTTGGCATGTCTCAAAGTATCGTGATATGGGACAAGTCAAAGTATTGCTCGAGAAGTTCTTTGGTAATTCAAAACCTAGAAACATTGAACTTATTACTGATGGACTTGGTGCATATGAAAGTGCAGTAAAGCTGTTGTTCAGAAATATCAATCACGTAGTGGTACCGCTCGGTAAAAACAATCAATGTGAATCCAAGTTTTCATTGTTGAAAGACTTTTTCCGACTCAAGCGAGGGCTGAAGAATACGAAGAATTTAGCGAAATATATTCAAGGATTTTGTGTAGTGAAGAATCTTTGGAAAACGCACAATGGTAATATCAATCTCATTCTTTCACACTTACACTCTTTCATCACTACAAGTTAA
- a CDS encoding SpoIIE family protein phosphatase — MLTSEIYYAQKNKAGEEVCGDTVKVKKTEEKTVVSVSDGLGSGIKASILSTLTASMSTTMVLNDVPISEVFSSIISTLPTCKVRGISYATLATCYVNHVTGDCHIFEYDFPIVLFYRDGQFVELEKKEHKIQGRTVLESSIQIKPDDVVFLMTDGISQAGMGTAKYPFGFGIENIKYELKNLMDNKVDLESITNHLVRLAEALDRGSKGDDATVCAIKIRERRNLTIMVGPPEKKEHDKIVVEKLMNSEGKKVICGGTTSQIVEKILGKKVEIDFSSISEYSPPIGHMEGVDLVTEGIITLSQVFRYYENQDTTLGVGAQKLIDLLEESDIITFLVGRAINPAHQNPLFSHDISLKFRIIHDIAAILQQRGKVVKIEYF; from the coding sequence ATGCTGACAAGTGAAATTTACTACGCACAAAAGAATAAAGCCGGAGAAGAAGTCTGCGGAGATACGGTGAAAGTCAAAAAAACTGAAGAAAAAACGGTTGTTAGTGTTTCGGACGGCCTTGGCAGTGGCATAAAAGCAAGTATACTTTCCACTTTGACCGCTTCAATGTCCACTACGATGGTTCTCAACGATGTTCCCATTTCTGAAGTCTTTTCTTCCATCATTTCAACACTCCCGACGTGTAAGGTTCGGGGAATAAGCTATGCTACGCTGGCTACCTGCTACGTTAACCATGTTACCGGTGATTGCCATATCTTTGAGTACGATTTCCCTATAGTCCTTTTCTACAGGGATGGTCAGTTCGTCGAGTTAGAGAAAAAGGAACATAAGATACAAGGGAGAACTGTTCTTGAAAGCAGTATCCAAATCAAACCTGATGATGTTGTCTTTCTAATGACCGATGGTATTTCTCAGGCGGGGATGGGAACCGCAAAGTATCCATTCGGTTTTGGAATAGAAAATATTAAATACGAACTAAAGAACCTGATGGATAACAAAGTCGATTTGGAGAGTATCACAAACCATCTTGTTAGACTAGCTGAAGCACTCGATAGAGGCTCGAAAGGTGACGATGCAACGGTATGCGCAATCAAGATTCGAGAAAGAAGAAATCTGACGATAATGGTCGGACCTCCGGAAAAGAAGGAACACGACAAAATTGTTGTCGAAAAGTTGATGAATTCAGAGGGAAAAAAGGTTATTTGCGGTGGCACCACGAGTCAGATAGTTGAAAAAATACTTGGTAAGAAAGTGGAAATAGATTTCTCAAGCATATCGGAGTACTCACCGCCTATTGGACATATGGAAGGTGTTGATTTGGTCACTGAAGGTATAATTACCCTTTCGCAAGTATTTAGGTACTACGAAAATCAGGACACAACATTAGGTGTGGGAGCTCAAAAGCTTATCGATTTGCTTGAGGAATCAGACATTATCACTTTTCTCGTTGGAAGGGCGATAAATCCTGCGCATCAAAATCCTTTATTCTCCCACGACATATCGCTTAAGTTTAGAATTATTCACGACATAGCCGCAATACTGCAGCAACGCGGAAAAGTGGTCAAAATAGAATATTTCTGA